A genomic window from Marispirochaeta aestuarii includes:
- the xylB gene encoding xylulokinase yields MRTVIGIDVGTQSTKVVFYDYENKRIAATGSASHNILSGDDGTSEQEASWWISAIQESMSRVPAEIRETAVAVGVSGQQHGFVPLDKDGNVLYRVKLWNDTSTVAECEEITRAFGGEEKLFQQAGNLILPGYTAAKILWLKKHKPELFARMAHVLLPHDYVNFVLTGEYSMEYGDASGTGLLNIRDRSWNAELCGVIDPKLITMLPEHRAPGDGAGTVSGEAAERFGIPRGIPVSTGGGDNMMAALGTGTVRDGQVSMSLGTSGTLFAFSSKPIIDSAGTIAAFCSSNDGWLPLLCTMNCTVATEQTRKLFDVDVDQLDALVGSVPPGSNGVTVLPFFTGERVPNLPFARASIMGLSSTNTGRENILKASMEAAIYGMRLGLNSLSELGLSARQITLTGGGSKSRVWRQLAADITGVPVRLPNFHDSAALGAALQALWYRDVFENTAGVSSMADYVEEHTGSQETELIEPGKNRDGYQEGYKRYARYIELLTPLYK; encoded by the coding sequence ATGAGGACAGTAATAGGGATCGATGTAGGAACCCAAAGCACCAAGGTTGTCTTCTACGATTATGAAAATAAGCGTATTGCCGCTACAGGCAGCGCGTCTCACAATATCCTGTCCGGGGATGACGGAACCAGCGAACAGGAGGCTTCCTGGTGGATATCCGCCATTCAGGAGTCCATGTCCCGGGTTCCAGCAGAAATCCGCGAAACAGCCGTTGCGGTCGGGGTCTCAGGACAGCAGCACGGCTTTGTTCCCCTGGACAAGGACGGAAATGTGCTGTACCGGGTAAAACTCTGGAACGATACATCCACCGTGGCGGAATGCGAGGAGATTACCCGCGCCTTCGGGGGAGAGGAAAAACTGTTTCAGCAGGCCGGGAACCTTATCCTTCCCGGATACACCGCCGCCAAGATCCTCTGGCTTAAAAAACACAAACCGGAACTCTTTGCCCGCATGGCCCACGTGCTGCTTCCCCACGATTATGTGAACTTTGTATTGACCGGGGAATACAGCATGGAGTACGGCGACGCCTCGGGTACCGGTCTGCTGAACATACGGGATCGCAGCTGGAACGCTGAACTCTGCGGGGTGATCGATCCGAAGCTGATTACCATGCTCCCGGAACACCGGGCTCCCGGAGACGGTGCAGGCACGGTCAGCGGAGAAGCAGCGGAGCGTTTCGGAATCCCCCGGGGAATTCCCGTTTCCACCGGCGGCGGAGACAACATGATGGCTGCCCTCGGAACAGGCACTGTCCGGGACGGACAGGTCAGCATGAGTCTGGGCACATCCGGGACCCTCTTTGCCTTCTCGTCAAAGCCCATAATCGACTCTGCAGGCACCATTGCGGCTTTCTGCTCATCCAATGACGGATGGCTGCCCCTGTTATGCACCATGAACTGCACCGTGGCGACGGAACAGACCAGAAAGCTCTTTGATGTTGATGTTGATCAGCTGGATGCACTGGTCGGCTCCGTCCCTCCCGGCAGCAACGGGGTTACCGTCCTGCCCTTCTTTACCGGCGAGCGGGTGCCGAACCTGCCCTTTGCCAGGGCAAGCATTATGGGGCTTTCTTCGACAAATACCGGCAGGGAGAACATTCTGAAGGCCTCCATGGAAGCTGCGATTTACGGCATGCGCCTCGGCTTGAACAGCCTGTCAGAACTCGGTCTGTCGGCCCGGCAGATTACCCTGACCGGCGGAGGATCGAAGAGCAGGGTTTGGCGGCAACTGGCGGCGGACATCACCGGTGTCCCGGTCCGGCTGCCAAACTTTCACGACAGCGCAGCACTGGGGGCTGCCCTGCAGGCCCTCTGGTACCGGGATGTTTTTGAAAACACGGCAGGAGTCTCCTCCATGGCGGATTACGTGGAAGAGCATACCGGCAGCCAGGAGACGGAACTTATTGAACCCGGAAAAAACAGAGACGGATACCAGGAGGGCTACAAACGTTACGCCCGTTATATTGAACTGCTGACACCACTGTACAAATAA
- a CDS encoding sigma-54-dependent transcriptional regulator — protein MENPQFTLLAVDDDATQLELLRVICEKIEFPSIEYLSAETGTQGLETVKSRSVDLVLTDYRLPDINGLEVLKRIKADNPLVSVVVMTAFEDARDAVHILQNGGDDYLVKPTRKDEIEHLIVRIFEKSCVVRENQIVQREIEESFDGLSMVVFQSRAMQQVLNLVSRSARSDAIILITGESGTGKELMARLIHKSSLRKEQPFVTVNIAALPESLMESELFGHAKGSFTGADQDRAGRFEEADGGSLFIDEVGDIPPSIQVKLLRAIQFGQIQRLGENHTRQLNVRIIAATNRDLEGLVAEGSFRTDLYWRLNVVNVTIPPLRARKEDIPPLVEHFIRIFNLKNNRSIQGITREALDLLMRLPFHGNVRELENMIERGIIMARGTHISLRDLESAGVKTSFEDEIHQLCDSATGTDYQEKMNSFEKQLISCALKEAKGNQSEAARRLKISERRLRSRLEILGIHNSPDQEASGSGLDANVELPRHDRRDRGIQD, from the coding sequence ATGGAAAACCCACAGTTCACTCTTCTGGCTGTTGATGACGATGCGACACAGCTGGAGCTGCTCAGGGTAATTTGCGAAAAAATCGAGTTTCCCTCCATAGAATATCTGAGCGCCGAAACCGGTACCCAGGGGCTGGAAACAGTAAAAAGCCGCAGCGTGGACCTTGTTCTGACGGACTACCGGCTTCCCGATATTAACGGTCTGGAGGTTCTTAAGCGCATCAAGGCCGATAACCCCCTTGTCAGTGTCGTGGTAATGACCGCTTTTGAAGATGCCCGGGATGCAGTTCACATCCTGCAGAACGGCGGAGACGATTACCTGGTAAAGCCCACCAGAAAAGATGAGATCGAGCATCTCATTGTCCGGATTTTTGAAAAGAGCTGTGTTGTCCGGGAAAATCAGATAGTACAGCGGGAGATCGAGGAGAGTTTTGACGGCCTTTCCATGGTTGTGTTTCAGAGCAGGGCAATGCAGCAGGTTCTTAACCTCGTATCCCGTTCAGCCCGGAGCGACGCAATTATACTGATCACCGGAGAAAGCGGTACGGGAAAAGAACTCATGGCGCGGCTTATCCACAAATCCAGCCTGCGGAAGGAACAGCCCTTTGTCACGGTAAACATTGCGGCCCTGCCGGAGTCCCTCATGGAGAGTGAACTCTTCGGCCATGCGAAGGGCTCTTTTACCGGGGCGGATCAGGACCGTGCCGGCAGATTCGAGGAGGCCGACGGAGGCTCCCTCTTTATTGATGAGGTCGGAGACATTCCCCCCTCCATACAGGTAAAGCTGCTCCGGGCAATTCAGTTCGGCCAGATCCAGCGTCTGGGAGAAAACCATACCCGCCAGCTCAATGTGCGCATAATTGCTGCCACCAACCGGGATCTGGAAGGACTGGTGGCGGAAGGAAGCTTCAGGACGGATCTGTACTGGCGTCTCAATGTCGTGAATGTAACCATCCCGCCCCTGAGGGCCAGGAAAGAGGATATCCCCCCCCTGGTTGAGCATTTTATCCGGATTTTCAATCTGAAGAACAATCGTTCCATACAGGGGATCACCCGGGAGGCCCTGGATCTTCTTATGAGACTGCCTTTTCACGGTAATGTGCGGGAACTCGAGAACATGATAGAGCGGGGAATCATTATGGCCCGGGGTACGCATATAAGTCTTCGGGATCTGGAAAGTGCAGGAGTCAAAACATCCTTTGAGGACGAGATTCATCAGCTCTGCGATTCAGCCACCGGAACCGACTATCAGGAGAAGATGAACAGCTTCGAAAAGCAGCTGATCAGCTGCGCCCTGAAGGAAGCAAAGGGTAACCAGAGCGAGGCGGCCCGGAGACTGAAAATCAGCGAACGCAGGCTGCGGTCACGCCTTGAAATCCTGGGAATCCATAATTCTCCCGACCAGGAAGCGTCCGGCAGCGGTCTCGACGCAAATGTCGAGCTGCCTCGTCATGACCGTCGAGACCGGGGAATTCAGGATTGA
- a CDS encoding helix-turn-helix transcriptional regulator, whose amino-acid sequence MTIKEAVFVYHLREPDEMQWHSRFHYHGSDEYEVHYFLGGQGRFLNGNQRFILEPGSLFISPPGVRHRIEASDTEDPISYYALLLQVDDEDGELRSLLEQDLNWQRCYRIGNTYRFFFEELREKALSAAAYMQMSAVHQLVSFIYLLMGGDSSLRQGNTENIHIEKALMHMQNSVFKRTSLKSLAGRLRISEEHLIRLFRHKLKTTPMKYLTKLRIEAATSMLISSDMYIYQIAERLQFNSEFHFSRVFKKYTGRSPKNYRNLYRQLIGQSPEHESILYINTQ is encoded by the coding sequence ATGACTATAAAAGAAGCGGTCTTTGTCTATCATCTCAGGGAGCCCGATGAGATGCAGTGGCACAGCCGCTTTCACTACCATGGATCGGATGAATACGAGGTTCACTATTTCCTGGGCGGCCAGGGAAGGTTTCTGAACGGCAACCAGAGGTTCATTCTTGAGCCGGGCTCCCTGTTTATCTCCCCTCCGGGGGTACGGCACCGTATCGAAGCCAGCGATACGGAAGACCCGATCTCCTATTATGCCCTTCTGCTCCAGGTTGACGACGAAGACGGTGAGCTTCGCTCACTTCTGGAACAGGATCTGAACTGGCAGCGCTGCTACAGGATAGGGAACACCTATCGCTTTTTCTTTGAGGAGTTGAGGGAAAAAGCTCTTTCCGCGGCGGCCTATATGCAGATGTCTGCCGTACATCAGCTTGTCTCCTTTATATACCTGCTTATGGGCGGTGACAGCAGCCTTCGGCAGGGGAACACGGAGAATATCCATATAGAAAAGGCCCTTATGCATATGCAGAACTCTGTTTTTAAACGTACGAGTCTGAAGAGCCTGGCAGGACGTCTGCGGATATCCGAGGAGCATCTTATCCGTCTGTTCAGGCATAAGCTCAAGACCACTCCCATGAAATACCTGACCAAATTGCGCATCGAAGCCGCCACCAGTATGCTGATTTCCAGTGACATGTATATCTACCAGATCGCCGAGCGACTTCAGTTCAACTCGGAGTTCCACTTTTCCCGGGTTTTCAAGAAATATACCGGACGCTCCCCAAAAAACTATCGCAATCTCTACCGTCAGCTTATCGGGCAGAGCCCCGAGCACGAATCAATTCTCTATATAAATACCCAGTAA